The Kineothrix sp. MB12-C1 genome includes a window with the following:
- a CDS encoding helix-turn-helix domain-containing protein, whose product MDCVKIGRLIARLRKERNLTQKDIAEELGIQNKTVSKWECGLGCPDISLWPELSAILGVDMEQMMEGEITSNKPDSGNIDKVRFYVCPSCGNILVSTGSASISCCGRKLEYILPEEISIEPRITIEEIDTDYFITFDHPMNKEHYLSFVACVKSDRVFLNRLYPEQSPTCRIPISAGGKLYVYCVKHGLMVYPGNL is encoded by the coding sequence ATGGATTGTGTGAAAATAGGCAGGTTAATTGCCAGATTAAGAAAAGAAAGAAATCTTACACAAAAGGATATTGCGGAGGAGTTAGGAATCCAAAATAAAACTGTTTCGAAATGGGAATGCGGTTTAGGGTGTCCGGATATATCCTTATGGCCGGAACTATCTGCTATTTTGGGCGTTGATATGGAGCAGATGATGGAGGGTGAAATTACATCCAATAAACCGGATAGTGGTAATATTGATAAAGTACGTTTTTATGTCTGTCCCTCTTGTGGGAATATTCTGGTTAGTACGGGAAGTGCCTCTATCTCCTGCTGCGGAAGAAAATTAGAATATATCTTACCTGAGGAGATATCCATTGAACCCCGGATCACAATAGAGGAAATAGATACCGATTACTTTATTACTTTCGATCATCCTATGAATAAAGAACATTATCTTTCTTTTGTTGCATGTGTTAAAAGCGACAGGGTATTTTTAAATCGTTTATATCCGGAACAAAGCCCGACTTGCAGAATTCCAATCAGTGCCGGCGGAAAATTATATGTTTATTGCGTCAAACATGGCTTAATGGTATATCCGGGTAATTTGTAA
- a CDS encoding AAA family ATPase, translating into MVYLSHFSFPSIEAEYSFQFGLQRTCYDTLYPFFVLSKHSLAMLDFEPITILYGGNGSGKTTALNIMAEKLGLIRDTRYNRSNFFEDYTGYCSYKSERKISRDSRIITSDDVFDFMLNLRAINDGINEKREDLFEEYLVAKYSKYQMKSLDDYEQLKKVGMARSKTQSRYVRANLMDNVREHSNGESAFLYFTEKIKENGLYLLDEPENSLSPEKQQELTKFLEDSARFFGCQFIIATHSPFLLSMKCAKIYDMDEEPVDVKKWTQLANVRAYYDFFKIHENDF; encoded by the coding sequence ATGGTATATTTATCACACTTTTCATTTCCGTCAATTGAGGCAGAATACAGTTTTCAATTTGGATTACAAAGAACTTGCTATGATACACTATATCCATTTTTTGTATTGTCAAAGCACAGTTTGGCTATGTTGGATTTCGAGCCGATTACAATTCTTTACGGAGGCAATGGTTCGGGCAAGACTACGGCACTTAATATTATGGCAGAGAAGCTTGGCCTTATCAGAGATACAAGATATAATCGCTCCAACTTCTTTGAAGATTATACCGGTTACTGTTCCTATAAATCGGAGCGAAAGATTTCAAGAGACAGCCGTATTATTACAAGTGACGATGTGTTTGATTTCATGTTGAATCTGAGGGCGATCAACGATGGTATCAATGAAAAGAGAGAGGATTTATTTGAGGAATATCTGGTTGCAAAATATTCTAAATATCAGATGAAGTCTTTGGATGACTATGAACAGCTTAAGAAAGTCGGTATGGCCCGTTCTAAGACACAATCCAGATATGTAAGAGCCAATCTGATGGACAATGTCAGGGAGCATTCGAATGGAGAAAGTGCCTTTTTGTATTTCACGGAGAAAATAAAGGAAAATGGGCTATATCTTTTGGACGAGCCGGAGAACAGTCTTTCGCCGGAGAAGCAGCAGGAATTAACGAAGTTCCTGGAGGATTCGGCAAGATTCTTCGGGTGCCAGTTTATCATAGCAACGCATTCTCCGTTTTTACTGTCGATGAAATGTGCTAAAATCTATGATATGGATGAAGAACCGGTTGATGTGAAGAAATGGACACAGCTCGCCAATGTGCGGGCATATTATGATTTTTTCAAGATCCATGAGAATGATTTTTAA
- a CDS encoding catalase — translation MYSNNEYFPSEKGNTQPTPNRQNEQMNHKQPQAPCSGAYKNNKPLTAQAACPNAVSSKTGNTDIYHSQTVGVRGPVLVQDTALHETLETFVFSTTLPRRLHTKGYGAFGYFYTTHSMREYTEAKFLQTPNQRVPVAVRFSLAAGNEGTPDTLRNVRGFSTRFYTDDGFFDLLCNHLPVFFIRDAINVPDVISHLSPSPVNNLPDPERLWSLFAKYPEATNMMMWFFSDLGTVKSLRHIKGYGVSTYVWKNAQGVRRYVKYHWFPMAGAEHIDQQEAQWLACQDPNISGRDLYDYIAKGKSVEYELCVQLMDPEDAKILPFDPLDDTKVWDETQYPLLPVGRMVLNRNPDNYAEQVEKLALNPANLLPGLEFSDDKILQGRTFIYSDAQRHRLGPDYRNIPVNKQPNWSPASMVSSGNGRYVGGEIMRSGIPDPDNFTQATQRYESFSAKEKNNLASNIASGLVDALPNTQRVVLYHLEQVSPVLADKVRNQMRMYSGNKPC, via the coding sequence ATGTATAGCAATAATGAATACTTTCCATCCGAGAAAGGAAATACCCAACCTACGCCAAACAGACAAAACGAACAAATGAATCACAAGCAACCTCAAGCGCCTTGTTCCGGTGCTTATAAGAACAATAAACCACTGACCGCCCAAGCTGCCTGTCCCAACGCAGTATCTTCCAAAACAGGAAACACAGATATATATCATTCCCAGACGGTGGGGGTGCGGGGACCTGTGCTTGTTCAGGATACCGCTCTGCATGAGACCTTGGAAACCTTTGTATTCTCCACTACACTGCCAAGACGTCTTCATACAAAAGGCTATGGTGCTTTCGGATATTTTTATACCACTCATTCAATGAGAGAATATACAGAAGCCAAATTTCTACAAACGCCCAATCAGCGGGTGCCGGTAGCAGTGCGTTTCTCTCTCGCTGCGGGCAATGAGGGAACACCGGATACCTTAAGAAATGTGCGCGGATTCAGTACCAGATTTTATACTGATGATGGATTCTTTGATCTGCTCTGTAATCATCTCCCTGTCTTTTTTATACGGGATGCTATTAACGTACCTGATGTAATCAGCCATCTTTCTCCCTCACCCGTGAATAATCTTCCTGACCCGGAGAGGCTTTGGAGCCTGTTTGCCAAGTATCCCGAAGCAACAAATATGATGATGTGGTTTTTCTCTGATTTGGGAACAGTAAAGAGTCTTCGCCATATCAAGGGCTATGGTGTGAGTACCTATGTCTGGAAAAATGCACAGGGTGTCCGCCGCTATGTAAAATACCACTGGTTCCCTATGGCAGGGGCAGAGCACATCGACCAGCAGGAGGCTCAATGGCTGGCATGCCAAGACCCTAATATCTCCGGCCGCGATCTATATGACTATATCGCAAAAGGAAAGTCGGTGGAATACGAACTGTGTGTACAGCTTATGGATCCTGAAGATGCAAAGATACTTCCCTTTGACCCTTTGGATGATACCAAGGTATGGGATGAAACGCAGTATCCTCTTTTACCCGTTGGACGAATGGTTCTAAACCGCAATCCGGACAATTATGCCGAGCAGGTCGAAAAATTGGCTCTTAATCCGGCAAATCTACTTCCCGGGTTGGAATTCTCAGATGACAAAATATTACAGGGACGTACATTTATTTATTCGGATGCACAGCGTCATAGGCTGGGGCCTGATTATCGTAATATCCCTGTTAACAAACAACCGAACTGGTCTCCTGCATCTATGGTATCCAGCGGAAACGGCAGATATGTGGGCGGTGAAATTATGCGTTCCGGAATCCCTGATCCTGATAATTTTACACAAGCGACCCAAAGATATGAATCCTTCTCCGCCAAAGAAAAAAATAACTTAGCGAGCAATATCGCATCGGGGCTAGTGGATGCCCTACCCAATACACAGCGCGTTGTCTTATACCATTTAGAGCAAGTCTCCCCTGTTCTTGCTGATAAAGTCAGAAATCAAATGCGTATGTACTCCGGTAATAAGCCTTGCTAA
- a CDS encoding DsbA family oxidoreductase has product MNKVIIEFFHDVICSFCFPMSYRMRQLQKMMPEVQIIHRSYALVKSERDFDEMFGSRAAAKTEILHHWEQANQNDDLHRFNISGMHQAEFPFPSSMKVLIACKAAYFAADDAGYWDVFDALQNALFVYSRNIEDLNVINECIRQSGIDFVKWEEHYNNDNTKEAVEKDLLLAEQYGISGVPCLIIDGKYRISGAQPLEQIIQAIRDIAKPQENPPSTGAACRLDGGKINCD; this is encoded by the coding sequence ATGAATAAAGTGATTATAGAATTTTTCCATGATGTAATATGTAGTTTTTGTTTTCCGATGTCATATAGGATGCGCCAACTCCAGAAGATGATGCCGGAGGTTCAAATCATACATCGCTCGTATGCATTGGTAAAATCGGAACGTGATTTTGACGAGATGTTCGGTTCGAGGGCGGCAGCTAAGACCGAAATCCTGCATCATTGGGAACAAGCGAATCAAAATGATGACTTGCACAGATTTAATATTTCGGGGATGCATCAGGCAGAGTTCCCGTTTCCGTCCTCTATGAAGGTACTTATTGCATGTAAAGCAGCGTATTTCGCGGCAGATGATGCGGGATATTGGGATGTTTTTGACGCCTTGCAAAATGCTTTGTTCGTATACAGCCGCAACATTGAGGATTTGAATGTCATTAATGAGTGCATCAGGCAAAGTGGCATAGACTTTGTGAAATGGGAAGAGCATTACAACAATGATAATACAAAAGAAGCGGTGGAGAAGGACTTGCTCCTTGCAGAACAATATGGTATCAGTGGTGTGCCATGCCTTATCATAGATGGAAAATATCGAATTAGTGGTGCGCAGCCACTGGAACAAATTATCCAAGCTATCCGTGATATCGCCAAGCCACAAGAGAATCCGCCTTCTACCGGTGCGGCTTGCCGGTTAGATGGGGGAAAGATAAATTGCGATTGA
- a CDS encoding GNAT family N-acetyltransferase yields MVSLKEINEDNFRAVVGMKLEGEQSKYVASNVYSLAQAWLYPEEAKPYAIYKDEEIIGFMMLDWDEEERECGIWRFMIANDQQGKGYGRKALEYAVNRIKETGKFDYVSLDYAPGNNVGKHLYESVGFRETGEIEEGEIIMKLDLIK; encoded by the coding sequence ATGGTGTCATTGAAAGAGATAAATGAAGATAACTTTAGAGCAGTCGTAGGGATGAAATTAGAAGGGGAGCAAAGTAAATATGTGGCCTCAAATGTGTATTCATTAGCACAAGCATGGCTTTATCCGGAAGAAGCAAAACCGTATGCCATCTATAAGGATGAAGAGATAATAGGTTTTATGATGCTGGATTGGGATGAAGAAGAACGTGAATGCGGTATATGGCGATTTATGATAGCAAATGATCAGCAGGGCAAGGGGTATGGTAGAAAAGCTTTGGAATATGCGGTTAATAGAATCAAAGAAACGGGAAAGTTCGACTATGTGTCTCTGGATTATGCTCCCGGCAACAATGTAGGGAAACATTTATACGAAAGTGTAGGGTTTAGAGAAACCGGGGAAATTGAAGAAGGTGAAATTATTATGAAGTTAGATTTAATAAAGTAG
- a CDS encoding sugar phosphate isomerase/epimerase family protein, producing the protein MIDIGMPTLIETNTLDECARLCHVLGLQFVELNMNLPQYQISKIDISHFKDIAERYNIYYTIHFDENLNISDFNPYIAEAYRRTVRETIETAKQLGAPILNMHLSRGVYFTLPDKKVFLFNEYKEQYLKSIEAFRDECEKTIGESNIIICIENSDGYTGFQIDVLNLLLQSPVFGLTFDIGHDYVIGGTDEPLIMEYIDRLYHIHMHDALGKKNHLALGTGELDLQQYLTLANKHSCRIVLETKTVAGLMKSVEWIESNN; encoded by the coding sequence ATGATTGATATTGGAATGCCAACACTGATTGAAACAAATACACTTGATGAATGTGCCCGGCTTTGCCATGTGCTGGGATTGCAATTTGTTGAGCTGAATATGAATCTTCCACAATATCAAATCAGCAAAATTGATATTTCACATTTCAAAGATATTGCTGAACGTTATAACATATATTATACGATTCATTTCGATGAGAACCTGAATATAAGTGATTTCAACCCTTATATTGCCGAGGCTTATCGCCGTACAGTGAGAGAAACGATTGAGACTGCAAAGCAGCTCGGTGCACCGATTCTGAATATGCATCTATCTCGGGGCGTATATTTTACGTTGCCCGATAAGAAGGTCTTCCTTTTCAATGAATACAAGGAGCAGTATTTGAAAAGTATCGAAGCTTTTCGTGATGAATGCGAGAAGACTATCGGTGAGTCCAATATTATAATATGTATAGAGAATAGTGACGGTTATACGGGCTTTCAGATAGATGTGCTTAATTTGCTCTTGCAGAGTCCGGTGTTTGGTCTTACTTTTGACATCGGTCATGATTATGTGATTGGCGGAACGGACGAGCCGCTTATTATGGAGTATATAGACAGGCTCTATCACATACATATGCATGACGCACTCGGCAAGAAGAATCACCTTGCACTTGGAACGGGAGAGCTCGATTTGCAACAGTATTTAACTCTCGCGAATAAACATAGTTGCCGTATTGTTCTTGAAACAAAAACAGTCGCGGGATTAATGAAGTCTGTCGAATGGATAGAAAGCAATAATTAA
- a CDS encoding DUF6544 family protein, with protein MSWVMIVLIVLVIIVIYMAMPGGRLWKQYLMDVRSSLTELNRKRSMQSIFTENHVAELPALLRQHISNGGYMGKPLMDNMLIHFYNTRFCMSAGKKPIRIKFMQVNFVNRPDRHAFLTARIMGIPLQAKDSVLDGFGSMTGVLAKQFRLFCSTGAEMDQGQLITALADAVYMPALFLQKYVSWKVVDECTVEGKISWKGITAKGRFTFDNKGNIIRFDTNDRYMDDNGKGSSLVPWYVAYSDYKEQNGYFQPGSVSVNWVLPDGDNTYFESDHIEVQYSINEAEVLNRKLP; from the coding sequence ATGTCTTGGGTTATGATAGTTTTGATTGTGTTGGTAATTATAGTGATATACATGGCAATGCCCGGGGGCAGACTTTGGAAGCAGTATCTGATGGATGTAAGAAGTTCTTTGACCGAATTAAATAGGAAAAGAAGCATGCAAAGTATATTTACGGAAAATCATGTCGCTGAATTGCCTGCCCTGCTCCGTCAGCACATCAGTAACGGGGGTTATATGGGGAAGCCTTTGATGGATAACATGCTGATACATTTTTACAATACAAGGTTTTGTATGTCGGCAGGCAAAAAACCAATTAGAATTAAATTTATGCAGGTTAATTTTGTAAATAGGCCGGATCGGCACGCTTTCTTGACCGCACGAATTATGGGGATTCCATTGCAGGCCAAAGACAGCGTATTGGACGGATTCGGCTCTATGACAGGTGTGCTCGCCAAGCAGTTCAGGCTTTTTTGTTCTACCGGTGCAGAAATGGATCAAGGTCAGTTGATAACTGCGTTGGCAGATGCAGTATATATGCCAGCCTTATTTTTGCAGAAATATGTGTCATGGAAAGTCGTTGATGAATGTACTGTTGAAGGTAAGATTTCATGGAAGGGCATTACAGCGAAAGGAAGATTTACTTTTGACAATAAAGGTAACATTATACGTTTTGATACCAATGATCGATATATGGATGATAATGGGAAGGGAAGCTCGCTGGTGCCGTGGTATGTAGCCTATTCTGATTATAAAGAACAGAATGGTTACTTTCAACCGGGAAGCGTCAGTGTAAATTGGGTGCTCCCGGATGGTGATAACACATATTTTGAGAGCGACCATATTGAGGTTCAATATTCCATAAATGAAGCTGAAGTTTTAAACAGGAAATTACCGTAA
- a CDS encoding chromate transporter, which produces MNKIIFALFISFLQIGTFSIGGGYAIIPLIQDQVVNHHGWLTPQEYTDIITISQMTPGPLVVNTASFVGIRIAGIPGAIVATLGSIVSGSIISILLYNFFKKYKKLDSISNVLRGLRSSSVGLIASAASTIILIAFLGTSSLNIRSFNINITAIILFIVSLFLLRKYKPNPILIMVLTGIIGLFAYY; this is translated from the coding sequence ATGAATAAAATTATTTTTGCATTATTTATCAGTTTTTTACAAATTGGCACATTCAGTATCGGTGGAGGATATGCGATCATACCGTTAATTCAGGATCAAGTAGTAAATCACCATGGTTGGCTTACACCCCAGGAATATACCGATATTATCACAATCTCTCAAATGACCCCCGGCCCTCTGGTCGTTAATACTGCATCTTTTGTAGGAATACGTATCGCCGGCATTCCCGGAGCTATTGTGGCAACTTTGGGAAGTATTGTGTCTGGATCTATTATTTCTATTCTTTTATATAACTTTTTCAAGAAGTATAAGAAGCTAGACAGCATTTCCAATGTATTAAGAGGATTGCGTTCCAGCTCCGTCGGGCTTATCGCATCTGCTGCCTCTACCATTATTTTAATCGCATTTCTCGGAACTTCATCGCTTAATATTAGAAGCTTTAACATAAACATTACTGCGATTATTTTATTTATTGTATCCTTATTTTTGTTAAGAAAATACAAGCCAAATCCTATCCTGATTATGGTTCTGACAGGTATTATCGGCTTGTTTGCTTATTACTGA
- a CDS encoding diguanylate cyclase domain-containing protein, producing the protein MRKNEALPKKTKPLLIALAAAITLFSVCLSFILMLHNSIRQREILETTDRYMVFESRVQRLIYSNVTLLQGYEAYIKLNPNLDAEVSYRYMDKLLSTNSDYIRNVGVLKNTTIIWNYPEETNAAAVGVDLAKVKEQQELVLKVKQELQPVLQGPVNLVQGGLGFIVRTPIIMEDTGYWGQIAIVLESDKILDEIASYAEESGLAIEIYNQENKLVPFFHSIDSDKNSELKFAVDPDFINWNITVSSSNGWMDNILLFILLFVFSFCFATAMGLLVYKYIKSNDRIVAMSTHDSLTGLFNRHFLNKYQAIALAAVKRKESQVGIMLMDLDYFKKINDTYGHNVGDMVLVETARILKASTGKNGMAFRLGGDEFLLVLPEVRDVESLLRAKEQLKSRFEDEFNIPGYPIKILPSIGYAIFPEDGDDLDTLLHTADQLMYLEKSERRSGLEAAER; encoded by the coding sequence ATGAGAAAAAATGAAGCCCTCCCTAAAAAAACAAAACCACTGCTCATTGCGTTGGCGGCCGCTATCACTCTATTCTCTGTCTGTCTTTCCTTTATCCTAATGCTGCACAACAGCATTAGGCAGAGAGAGATTTTGGAAACGACCGACCGATATATGGTATTTGAAAGCAGAGTCCAACGGCTGATTTACTCCAATGTCACGCTGCTTCAAGGATACGAGGCGTATATTAAATTAAATCCTAACTTGGATGCAGAGGTCTCCTATCGTTATATGGACAAGCTTCTTTCGACAAACTCGGATTATATTCGTAATGTGGGAGTCCTCAAAAATACGACCATTATATGGAATTATCCGGAGGAGACTAATGCTGCGGCAGTCGGGGTGGATTTGGCCAAGGTAAAAGAGCAGCAGGAGCTTGTGCTGAAAGTAAAGCAGGAATTGCAGCCTGTTTTGCAGGGGCCTGTGAATCTGGTACAAGGTGGGCTCGGTTTCATCGTCAGAACTCCGATTATTATGGAAGATACGGGATACTGGGGACAAATAGCCATTGTTCTGGAGAGTGATAAGATATTGGACGAGATTGCGTCCTACGCGGAAGAGTCCGGATTAGCTATTGAAATCTACAATCAAGAGAATAAATTGGTTCCATTTTTTCATTCTATAGATTCGGATAAGAATTCTGAGCTGAAATTTGCGGTAGACCCCGATTTTATCAATTGGAATATTACGGTTAGTTCATCGAATGGCTGGATGGACAACATTTTGTTGTTCATACTGCTTTTTGTCTTTTCCTTTTGTTTCGCTACCGCTATGGGTCTTTTGGTTTATAAATATATTAAATCTAACGATAGGATCGTTGCGATGTCAACTCATGATTCTTTGACCGGCTTGTTTAACCGGCATTTTCTCAATAAGTATCAGGCCATTGCTCTTGCGGCAGTGAAACGCAAAGAGTCTCAGGTGGGAATTATGTTGATGGATTTAGACTATTTCAAGAAGATTAATGACACTTACGGACATAATGTAGGAGATATGGTACTTGTGGAAACGGCACGTATATTAAAAGCGAGTACCGGGAAAAACGGGATGGCTTTTCGGCTGGGCGGCGATGAGTTTCTCTTGGTATTGCCGGAAGTCAGGGATGTTGAGAGTCTCTTGCGTGCTAAGGAGCAGCTGAAGAGCCGTTTTGAAGATGAGTTTAATATCCCGGGATATCCGATTAAGATATTGCCCAGCATTGGCTATGCAATATTCCCGGAAGATGGAGATGACCTCGATACTCTTCTGCATACGGCGGATCAACTGATGTATTTGGAGAAGTCAGAAAGGCGATCAGGCTTAGAAGCGGCAGAAAGGTAG
- a CDS encoding sensor domain-containing diguanylate cyclase produces the protein MNHINRIIKEEVTKAGRLWWALKRLIVILTISILLILFLRSGRSFELHPRAEAGFLDLTQVEFESEVVSLDGEWELYWNQFLSPSELKAAPVTEYVNIPSSWNKYESNKSAYSGDGYATYRLTFITENDKRLALKIPRLRTAYKLWINGELISSAGTIGKSGDTMKPQYLTHVSFFEGQQGENEIVIQISNFYHRSGGILESIKIGSEEQILALKLKSIAMEFILFGSLMCIGTYHLTLFFFRRKKDCSPLYFGLFCVLIGIRIMFGGECFFTYLFPEFSWEIAHKILTLTYYLGTLLVLMFLMSIFPQYFHIRMIKAAQIMGGIFTLIVLFTPARVFTVSNILYQIWSIGIVLYIVSALIKISAHREKDSWFIILGAVALLLSSINDIIFFSPWMYDNEAIFLRTLVRTGNLTPLGQLIFACANSLLLAKRFADALEQEEVMTAKLTEMNTHLDELVFQRTKDLAESNQKIEYQNLELERKNKILQRLSFKDSLTGIWNRRKYNQMIESEWYRCLREQSPIALVLLDIDYFKRFNDFYGHMEGDKCLVKVGRTLKSSLSHSNGMLARYGGEEFIVLLAGADKENAIKTANMLRQKIEDLKIPHEKSPVSNYVTVSIGCTFMIPELNSSYKDLFNIADKALYQAKYGGRNQVKFL, from the coding sequence GTGAACCATATTAATAGAATCATAAAGGAAGAAGTAACGAAAGCAGGACGATTGTGGTGGGCTTTAAAACGACTTATTGTCATCTTAACGATAAGCATACTTCTCATCCTTTTTCTAAGGAGTGGACGGAGTTTCGAACTCCATCCGAGAGCCGAGGCAGGATTTCTGGATTTAACACAAGTGGAATTTGAAAGTGAGGTGGTTTCTTTAGACGGTGAGTGGGAACTTTATTGGAATCAGTTTCTAAGTCCGAGCGAATTAAAGGCGGCTCCGGTAACCGAGTATGTTAATATTCCCAGTTCATGGAATAAATATGAATCCAACAAAAGTGCTTATTCGGGAGACGGTTATGCGACCTACCGGCTAACCTTTATAACTGAGAATGATAAGAGATTAGCTTTAAAGATTCCAAGGCTGCGTACAGCCTATAAGCTTTGGATCAATGGAGAATTAATATCCTCGGCAGGAACAATAGGTAAATCCGGAGATACGATGAAACCGCAGTATTTGACCCATGTTTCTTTTTTTGAAGGGCAACAGGGAGAAAATGAAATTGTAATTCAGATCTCTAATTTTTATCATAGAAGCGGCGGTATACTGGAAAGTATAAAGATTGGCAGTGAAGAGCAGATTCTTGCGCTGAAACTTAAAAGTATAGCCATGGAATTTATTTTATTTGGGAGTCTGATGTGCATTGGAACATATCACCTCACTTTATTTTTCTTTAGGAGAAAAAAGGATTGCTCTCCGCTGTATTTCGGATTATTTTGTGTTTTAATCGGGATAAGGATTATGTTTGGAGGGGAATGTTTTTTTACCTATTTATTCCCTGAATTTAGCTGGGAAATCGCCCATAAAATATTGACGTTGACTTATTATTTAGGAACCCTCCTTGTCTTGATGTTTCTTATGTCGATTTTTCCCCAATACTTCCATATACGAATGATTAAAGCAGCCCAAATAATGGGGGGAATTTTTACATTAATCGTTCTTTTTACCCCTGCTCGGGTTTTTACGGTTAGTAATATTTTATATCAGATATGGAGTATTGGTATAGTTCTTTATATAGTAAGCGCTCTTATCAAAATATCCGCACACAGGGAAAAGGATAGCTGGTTTATTATTTTAGGTGCGGTAGCCCTACTGTTGAGCAGTATAAATGATATTATTTTTTTCAGCCCATGGATGTATGATAATGAGGCTATATTTCTAAGGACTTTGGTCAGAACCGGTAACCTTACTCCTTTGGGGCAACTCATTTTTGCCTGTGCCAATTCTTTGCTGTTGGCAAAGCGATTTGCCGATGCCTTGGAGCAAGAAGAGGTGATGACCGCAAAGCTGACTGAGATGAATACCCATTTGGATGAGTTGGTATTTCAGCGGACTAAAGATCTAGCCGAGTCTAATCAAAAAATAGAATACCAGAATCTTGAACTAGAAAGAAAAAATAAAATTTTACAGAGACTTTCCTTTAAAGATTCTTTGACAGGGATATGGAACAGGCGAAAATATAATCAAATGATAGAAAGCGAATGGTACCGATGCCTAAGAGAACAAAGTCCCATAGCTTTAGTGCTTCTGGATATCGATTATTTTAAAAGATTCAATGATTTCTATGGACATATGGAAGGAGATAAGTGCCTTGTTAAAGTCGGACGCACCCTCAAAAGCTCTTTATCCCATTCTAACGGCATGTTGGCTCGTTACGGCGGGGAGGAGTTCATTGTGCTTTTAGCCGGTGCGGACAAAGAAAATGCGATAAAGACTGCCAACATGCTGCGGCAGAAGATAGAGGATCTCAAGATACCGCATGAGAAATCCCCGGTAAGTAATTATGTTACGGTAAGCATAGGGTGTACCTTTATGATTCCGGAGCTCAATTCTTCCTATAAAGATTTATTCAATATTGCTGACAAAGCTTTATATCAGGCAAAATATGGCGGTAGAAATCAAGTTAAATTCTTATAA
- a CDS encoding MerR family transcriptional regulator, whose translation MLKIGDFSKLSRISIRMLRHYDELGLLMPKTIDNFTGYRYYAEDQLPVASRIASLKDMGFGLSAIGEILKNYEDPQALSEFLTVKQAEVQADAEEARRRLLLLDTAIKRLRKDETAMTYNVTLKTLPERYVASVRKVIPSYDQEGMLWNIMMTETASLKLQPADNCYSLAIFHDEGYKENDVDVEIQGIVKGTYQNTENVVFKTMPAVEIASATYKGSYEQLTAVNHAVANWVNDNDYKFDGAMFCIYHVSPAQTQNPDEYVTEVCYPVKKK comes from the coding sequence ATGCTGAAAATAGGTGATTTTTCAAAACTATCAAGGATTAGTATACGGATGCTGCGGCACTACGATGAACTAGGTCTGCTTATGCCCAAAACAATTGATAACTTCACAGGTTACCGCTACTATGCAGAGGATCAGCTTCCGGTAGCCAGCCGGATTGCGTCCTTAAAGGATATGGGGTTTGGCCTTTCTGCTATTGGTGAAATTCTCAAAAACTATGAAGACCCACAAGCATTGTCTGAATTTTTGACTGTGAAGCAAGCGGAAGTACAGGCAGATGCAGAGGAAGCCAGACGCCGTCTACTTCTCCTTGATACAGCCATCAAACGGCTGAGAAAGGACGAAACTGCCATGACTTACAATGTAACATTAAAAACTTTACCGGAGCGTTATGTCGCCAGTGTACGAAAAGTTATTCCTTCCTATGATCAAGAGGGGATGTTATGGAATATTATGATGACCGAAACTGCTTCCCTGAAATTGCAGCCTGCCGATAATTGCTACAGCCTTGCCATTTTCCATGATGAGGGATACAAGGAGAATGATGTGGATGTGGAAATCCAAGGTATTGTAAAAGGGACTTACCAAAATACTGAAAATGTTGTATTTAAAACTATGCCTGCTGTGGAGATCGCTTCGGCGACTTATAAGGGTAGTTATGAGCAGCTCACCGCAGTAAACCATGCAGTAGCAAATTGGGTGAACGACAATGATTATAAGTTTGACGGAGCGATGTTCTGTATTTATCATGTCAGCCCTGCTCAAACACAAAACCCCGATGAATATGTCACAGAGGTATGCTATCCCGTCAAAAAGAAATAA